The DNA segment ACAATTTAACAGGCAGGTCATCCGTATTTTTAACGGCCAGTTCCATCTTTCCATATTTAGGGAAACGGCCCATGCCCCAGTTTTCGATACCCAGGATGCCGATTTCTTCGCCATCTACCTTTAGCCTCCTGTTTTCGTTCATCAGCAGGTCCCAACCCATCAGTTCATGTGTTTTGATTACAGCCTGCAGGTTTTTTGCTTTTGCAGGCGAAGGTGTTCTGCCAAAATGGTAGTCGCCATAGTCGTGGTTCCCCAATGTGGAATATACGCCTAAAGGTGCTTTGACCTTCGAGAATATATCCTGGTAGTTGCGCATCTCGCTGGCCATGTCATTAACCAGGTCGCCGGTGAAGAATATAAAGTCTGGTTTTTCGCCCAGTAGCATTTCTACACCACCCAGTACCGCTTTTTTATTGTAAAAACTGCCCGAGTGGATATCGGATATCTGTGCCATTTTAATGCCGTCAAAAGCTTTTGGCAGGTTAGGGAGGATCAGCTTACGGCGTTTTATCTTATAATCATAGGCGCCTGATACCACACCCCAGCTTAAAGAGGCCAGGGGAATGGCCGCGGTTACCATTCCTGCTTTCATCAGAAAAGCTGAGCGGCTGATGGGTTCTCCGGTTGCAGCCTGTTTAGCCGCAGTTGCAGGCAGGGAGGTCTTTTTATTGGAGCGGGTGAACCGGATCAGGCCTCTGCGCAGGTCATCAATTAACAGGAAGGGCAGCATTACAAATTTGCACACCACAGTTAAAAAGAAAGCAACCAGGATAATGGCCCTGATGGCCAGATACAGGTTCAGGTAAATGCTTGCAAAAACGCCTATCAGCAATGCAATGGTATAGGCCCACCATAAAATACTGAATATTTTTTTTGTACCGGGCTTCCATTTTTTGAATACAGATAAAATGGCCCTATAGCAATAGTAATCAAATACCAGTAGAAAAACACATAAAAAAAGGATCACAGAGATTCTGCCCATAAAGCTGTTGTTGCGGTTTAATTAATAGTTGTCATCTTCGTCCTCTTCTTCCAGGTCGACGTTGAACAGGCTGTCGAACATATCGGAGAAGCCAAAGCCGCCTTCCAGATATTTTTTGTTAAGCTGAGAGTATTCGGCAAGACCATGCAGTGCAAATTCCATGAGCAGCAGCGTTTGATTGTCGCTTACTTTAGGGTGAAGCT comes from the Pedobacter heparinus DSM 2366 genome and includes:
- a CDS encoding metallophosphoesterase encodes the protein MGRISVILFLCVFLLVFDYYCYRAILSVFKKWKPGTKKIFSILWWAYTIALLIGVFASIYLNLYLAIRAIILVAFFLTVVCKFVMLPFLLIDDLRRGLIRFTRSNKKTSLPATAAKQAATGEPISRSAFLMKAGMVTAAIPLASLSWGVVSGAYDYKIKRRKLILPNLPKAFDGIKMAQISDIHSGSFYNKKAVLGGVEMLLGEKPDFIFFTGDLVNDMASEMRNYQDIFSKVKAPLGVYSTLGNHDYGDYHFGRTPSPAKAKNLQAVIKTHELMGWDLLMNENRRLKVDGEEIGILGIENWGMGRFPKYGKMELAVKNTDDLPVKLLLSHDPSHWRGQVLGSYPQIDAMFSGHTHGMQFGVRTEHFQWSPVQYIYKEWAGLYQEQNQQLYVNVGYGFLGYPGRVGILPEITIFELKRA